The proteins below are encoded in one region of Sporosarcina sp. FSL K6-1508:
- a CDS encoding methyl-accepting chemotaxis protein → MHTVDTIRRKEFANKNFILFVTLGGSSFIGLIFYILTGQAMIKTVSMAIPVVVTVLFFALSKKAVLFEKLFPWIVLGVTAFAATLSGVAGEPAVATAGIAFFVAGIASVHLSMRIMTYGFALSLVVMGVFLTRYPYQEQIAESKGSLTLVLILMAAGLFIQIRQTKKLEKQVDLFTTEQAAQRLLEENKHRSLNESVEQVADDLTAIGETAGRHLTAQKELLAIMDNVSASVEQEAAQIAKIAENAERTQADVADMHKETRIMNEDTAGLRTESADMVELMQNLRTGMGEVESYLADLNGSFDALTENIEKTNALAKSIETITGQTNLLALNASIEAARAGEHGKGFAVVADEIRKLAGLTAVTLVEINGNLEDVNTMNDRSRHNLASSTGKLTTQAALSVDVETKIGMMHGTLSDLHRKFGMFDDKMASITKETTDIGRMTSSFADLLTESSASLEEVNATIHETVADNEQIVATLDGTMLRTKSLAEVR, encoded by the coding sequence ATGCATACTGTCGACACGATTCGGCGGAAGGAATTTGCCAATAAGAACTTTATTCTGTTTGTGACGCTTGGAGGTTCCAGTTTCATCGGTCTGATTTTTTATATCCTGACAGGACAAGCGATGATTAAGACGGTAAGTATGGCGATTCCAGTTGTTGTGACAGTGCTGTTTTTTGCATTGTCGAAAAAGGCAGTGCTATTTGAAAAGTTATTTCCATGGATTGTTCTCGGTGTGACAGCATTCGCGGCGACGTTGAGCGGGGTTGCAGGAGAGCCTGCCGTTGCGACAGCAGGAATCGCCTTTTTTGTGGCGGGTATTGCCAGCGTTCATTTATCGATGCGGATTATGACTTATGGTTTTGCATTATCGCTAGTTGTCATGGGCGTATTTTTAACGAGGTATCCATATCAGGAGCAAATCGCGGAGAGTAAGGGCAGTTTGACGCTTGTACTGATTTTGATGGCGGCAGGGTTGTTCATCCAAATAAGACAGACGAAAAAACTTGAGAAGCAAGTCGATCTGTTTACGACGGAGCAGGCGGCGCAACGGCTTTTAGAAGAGAATAAGCACCGTTCACTGAATGAAAGTGTTGAACAAGTTGCAGATGATTTGACGGCGATTGGTGAGACGGCCGGACGTCATTTGACAGCGCAGAAAGAACTGCTGGCAATTATGGACAATGTTTCGGCAAGCGTTGAGCAGGAAGCAGCGCAAATTGCGAAAATCGCAGAAAATGCGGAGCGCACGCAAGCTGACGTAGCCGACATGCATAAGGAAACACGGATTATGAATGAAGACACTGCTGGGCTACGTACCGAATCTGCTGACATGGTGGAGCTAATGCAAAACTTGCGAACGGGTATGGGAGAAGTGGAATCCTACCTCGCTGACTTAAACGGATCATTTGACGCGCTCACGGAAAATATTGAGAAGACGAATGCGCTCGCCAAGTCAATTGAGACAATTACGGGACAGACGAATCTGCTCGCATTGAACGCATCGATTGAAGCCGCACGAGCAGGTGAACATGGCAAAGGGTTCGCAGTTGTTGCGGATGAAATCCGAAAACTTGCCGGGCTGACTGCGGTGACACTGGTTGAAATTAATGGCAATTTGGAAGATGTCAACACGATGAATGATCGTTCGCGCCATAATTTGGCGAGCAGTACAGGAAAACTGACTACTCAAGCGGCATTATCGGTAGACGTCGAAACGAAAATCGGGATGATGCATGGCACACTGAGTGATCTGCATCGGAAATTCGGCATGTTTGACGACAAAATGGCTTCCATTACAAAAGAGACAACGGACATCGGGCGTATGACAAGCTCGTTTGCCGACTTGCTGACGGAATCGAGTGCATCTCTGGAAGAAGTGAATGCGACGATACATGAAACGGTTGCGGATAATGAACAGATTGTGGCAACGCTGGATGGGACAATGTTGCGA
- a CDS encoding methyl-accepting chemotaxis protein — translation MMLGFALAAGLGLIAQLIQQSPMAILLSVAIPFTCAILFYFLSTKIEVLSRILPYILLLLNFAIAMGVIFFSEANLGTIGIIILLLVIGSIHGKMRIMAFGFVLSLIAIVTNNLLFTAPELVEGSGKNLIILFFLSGILLFLLVRQNGKVFMHVEQLVELTETKVREEEALAARLDQAVEKITSNLSYLRSNTETSGVSQREMLAAVNEVSVGSQQQADHISEIAENAERTFESVQVISEGLGTVVIQANEAGRKAEDGTVKISSLKESIDSFSMFFTDLNETFGILSSKIDETNVFASSIKAITEQTNLLALNASIEAARAGDHGKGFAVVAEEIRKLAGLTKETLLKIDANLLEVNNYNEIAVKKLGNGVEQVTMQAAVADESSASFTDLFTTMRNLQKTLSDFIQDFGAITKDSALIQERTMDFAAIVEQSTAAVEELNATLTELTDEQQQIAVYINETHEEAVRIRSSQQVALF, via the coding sequence ATGATGCTTGGCTTTGCGCTGGCAGCTGGTCTCGGTTTGATTGCCCAACTTATCCAGCAGTCGCCAATGGCAATCCTTTTATCCGTTGCAATTCCTTTTACATGTGCAATCTTATTCTATTTTCTAAGTACTAAAATTGAAGTGCTGTCACGAATTCTTCCTTATATATTATTACTTTTAAATTTTGCAATTGCGATGGGTGTCATCTTTTTCTCGGAAGCGAATCTTGGGACAATCGGTATCATTATCCTTCTATTGGTTATCGGTTCGATTCACGGGAAGATGCGGATCATGGCATTCGGTTTCGTGTTAAGTCTGATTGCGATTGTGACGAATAATCTATTATTTACGGCTCCCGAACTTGTGGAGGGAAGCGGAAAAAATCTTATCATCCTGTTTTTCCTGTCAGGAATCCTTTTGTTCCTCCTCGTCCGTCAAAATGGGAAGGTGTTCATGCATGTTGAACAGCTTGTTGAACTGACGGAGACAAAGGTGCGCGAAGAGGAGGCACTTGCCGCCCGGCTTGACCAAGCAGTTGAAAAGATTACATCGAACCTCTCGTATCTTCGTTCAAATACGGAAACGTCTGGCGTATCGCAACGTGAAATGCTTGCCGCTGTGAATGAAGTAAGTGTCGGCAGTCAACAGCAAGCTGATCATATTTCGGAGATTGCAGAAAATGCTGAACGGACGTTTGAATCCGTACAAGTCATTTCGGAAGGCTTAGGCACGGTCGTCATTCAAGCGAACGAAGCGGGTCGCAAAGCGGAAGATGGAACAGTGAAAATTTCTAGCTTGAAAGAAAGCATCGATTCATTCTCCATGTTCTTTACTGATCTCAATGAAACCTTTGGTATACTATCGAGCAAAATAGATGAGACAAACGTGTTTGCAAGTTCGATTAAAGCCATAACGGAACAGACAAATTTGCTTGCATTAAATGCATCAATTGAAGCGGCACGTGCAGGAGATCACGGAAAAGGCTTTGCGGTAGTTGCAGAAGAAATTCGGAAATTAGCGGGACTCACGAAAGAGACATTACTTAAAATTGATGCCAACTTGTTGGAAGTGAATAATTACAATGAAATAGCGGTTAAAAAGCTTGGAAATGGCGTGGAACAAGTCACGATGCAGGCGGCAGTGGCAGATGAGTCGAGTGCGTCATTTACGGATTTGTTTACAACGATGAGGAATTTGCAGAAGACGTTATCGGATTTCATCCAAGACTTTGGAGCGATTACGAAAGACAGTGCATTAATTCAGGAACGGACGATGGATTTTGCTGCAATTGTCGAACAAAGCACCGCAGCTGTCGAGGAATTAAATGCAACACTTACAGAGTTGACTGATGAACAGCAACAAATCGCAGTGTATATCAATGAAACGCATGAGGAAGCAGTAAGAATTAGAAGTTCACAGCAAGTCGCCCTTTTTTAA
- a CDS encoding methyl-accepting chemotaxis protein, whose protein sequence is MNILDLKRNDWMRKNEIMGLSFGLAAGLGLLMQLITKAPMIVILSIGIPFVIATLFYLFRKKVDLISHAIPYLLLLAIFSVSLSLILFVGADLGTLGIIFLTLILGSIHGEMRIMVVAYALSLIALLLNNNRFVHPELIGASGSDLILLHFLSGLTLFLFVRQSGRMFKHTEALVEATMVKAAEEEALALKLDDAVVKITTNLEQLRTNSHTTDLSQREMLAAVNEVSVGSQQQADHIADIAANAERTSNSVQGISKGLEHVAEQANEAGRKAEEGAMQIGHLKENVNVFAGFFQELNGTFDILSEKINETNVFASSIKEITEQTNLLALNASIEAARAGEHGKGFAVVAEEIRKLSGLTDGRLKKIDANLYEVNTYNELAVQKLKEGMERIAMQSGIADNSTYSFTSLFEAMAKLQEDLSDFIKDFGAIETDSATIRERTVEFASIIEQSTATIEELNATLTQLTEEQHQISAYINETYDEAIQIRS, encoded by the coding sequence ATGAACATTTTAGATTTAAAGCGGAATGACTGGATGCGTAAAAATGAGATTATGGGGCTGTCCTTTGGGCTCGCCGCTGGACTTGGTTTATTGATGCAATTGATTACAAAAGCGCCGATGATTGTTATTTTATCAATCGGAATTCCATTCGTTATTGCTACACTCTTTTATTTATTTCGAAAGAAAGTGGACCTTATATCGCATGCCATTCCTTATCTGTTACTGCTCGCCATTTTCAGTGTGTCGTTAAGTCTCATCTTGTTTGTGGGAGCAGATTTAGGGACGCTCGGTATTATTTTTTTGACCCTAATACTTGGATCGATTCATGGTGAGATGAGGATAATGGTTGTAGCGTATGCGTTGAGTTTAATCGCCCTTCTTTTGAATAATAATCGATTTGTCCATCCAGAATTAATTGGGGCAAGCGGGTCGGATCTAATATTACTACATTTCCTTTCAGGGCTTACATTGTTCCTTTTTGTTCGTCAAAGCGGACGTATGTTTAAACATACCGAAGCGCTTGTTGAAGCAACGATGGTAAAAGCGGCTGAGGAAGAAGCATTGGCACTCAAACTCGATGATGCTGTTGTGAAAATCACGACGAATCTAGAACAGCTCCGTACGAACTCTCATACAACGGACTTGTCGCAGCGCGAAATGCTTGCGGCTGTGAATGAAGTAAGTGTCGGCAGCCAACAACAAGCCGATCACATAGCTGATATTGCTGCAAATGCCGAACGCACATCTAACTCAGTACAGGGCATTTCCAAAGGACTTGAACATGTTGCGGAGCAGGCGAACGAGGCGGGAAGAAAAGCGGAAGAAGGCGCCATGCAGATTGGCCACTTGAAAGAGAATGTCAATGTCTTCGCCGGCTTTTTCCAAGAATTAAATGGTACGTTTGACATCCTATCAGAGAAAATAAATGAGACAAATGTGTTTGCGAGTTCCATCAAGGAGATTACCGAACAGACGAATCTGCTTGCACTCAATGCTAGCATCGAGGCGGCACGGGCAGGGGAACATGGCAAAGGCTTTGCAGTGGTTGCAGAAGAAATTCGGAAATTATCCGGATTGACAGATGGAAGATTGAAGAAAATCGACGCCAATTTGTATGAAGTGAATACATACAATGAACTTGCAGTGCAAAAGTTGAAAGAAGGGATGGAGCGAATTGCCATGCAGTCGGGTATCGCGGATAATTCCACCTATTCATTCACCAGTTTGTTTGAGGCTATGGCGAAGTTGCAGGAAGATTTATCGGATTTCATAAAAGATTTTGGAGCAATCGAAACGGACAGTGCTACGATTCGTGAGCGCACGGTCGAGTTTGCCTCGATTATCGAACAAAGCACTGCAACGATCGAAGAGTTGAATGCGACATTGACACAACTGACGGAAGAACAGCACCAAATCTCCGCCTATATCAATGAAACCTATGACGAAGCAATCCAAATCAGGAGTTAA
- the fliS gene encoding flagellar export chaperone FliS, with amino-acid sequence MAINNPYATYQNNSVTTSTPGELTLMLYNGCLKFIQQAKRAMNEKNIEEKNKSVQKAQAIISELMLTLDTTYPVAANMLILYEFANSRLVDGNIKNDSAMFDEASAIITEFRDTWKQVIQINRQKQYANVDEI; translated from the coding sequence ATGGCTATAAATAATCCCTATGCAACTTACCAAAACAACTCAGTAACTACGTCAACTCCTGGTGAGCTAACACTGATGCTCTATAACGGTTGTTTGAAATTCATCCAGCAGGCAAAACGGGCGATGAATGAAAAAAATATTGAAGAGAAAAACAAGTCCGTTCAAAAAGCGCAGGCAATCATTTCTGAGTTAATGCTGACGCTTGATACAACTTACCCGGTTGCTGCAAATATGCTTATTCTTTATGAGTTCGCAAACAGTCGACTAGTTGACGGTAACATAAAAAACGATAGTGCTATGTTTGATGAAGCCTCTGCTATTATTACGGAATTTCGCGATACATGGAAGCAGGTTATTCAGATTAACCGTCAGAAACAATACGCGAATGTGGATGAAATATGA
- a CDS encoding flagellar hook-associated protein 2 → MKISGLATGMDTESIIKDLMQANRIPLDKITQKKQYLQWQLDDYRSINRNLKTTSNKVFDTIMKQSTFTAKSVSVSNPDAVDVKGKGASTEFSGTISVQRLATQATTVSVKKSVDTSAKLSTVLPSGIAPKLVVDAVDKEGKMISTEIEIDINSDTIDSVLQKINSQSGVSAFYDTFKEQFVVTAKNTGNNGTTNPDISITGNVAEFMGIADNSVGILSSKGLTSQFTLNGFATERSSNTFQVNDMEITLKKPTTETVTFSSAPDTEKIVDEVVKFVDDYNKMIEELNAKIRESKYRDFQPLSTEEKAGMKEKEIEMWEEKAKSGTLRNDPEITSMLTKLRTIMSSSVKGTDGKSISLKDLGITTSTSYTENGKLIIDETKLRAAIADDPNKAYELFAKPSVESNDPTLADKGGIARQFRAVIDSSQAVIAKRAGKVGDVNDTFTLGRNMKDMNKQIERFEDRLKQVESRLWKQFNAMESAIQRLNSQSASIMSSFGGA, encoded by the coding sequence ATGAAAATTAGTGGACTAGCAACTGGAATGGATACAGAATCGATTATTAAAGATTTAATGCAAGCTAACCGTATCCCGCTCGATAAAATTACACAGAAGAAGCAATACTTGCAGTGGCAATTGGATGATTATCGCAGCATCAACAGAAATTTGAAGACAACGAGTAATAAAGTTTTTGATACAATCATGAAACAAAGCACTTTTACGGCGAAAAGTGTAAGCGTATCGAATCCTGATGCAGTAGATGTTAAGGGCAAAGGGGCGTCTACGGAGTTTTCAGGGACAATATCGGTTCAGCGGTTAGCGACACAAGCTACTACTGTAAGTGTGAAAAAGAGTGTTGACACCTCGGCAAAATTATCTACAGTATTACCTTCTGGCATAGCACCTAAATTAGTCGTAGATGCTGTGGATAAAGAAGGTAAAATGATTTCAACAGAAATCGAAATTGACATAAATTCAGACACAATTGATTCTGTACTTCAGAAAATCAATAGCCAATCTGGTGTTTCTGCGTTTTATGATACATTCAAAGAACAATTTGTAGTTACAGCAAAAAATACAGGAAACAACGGCACTACTAATCCTGATATATCGATTACGGGTAATGTTGCTGAATTCATGGGGATAGCGGATAATTCAGTAGGTATTCTGAGCAGTAAGGGACTTACTTCTCAATTTACATTAAATGGATTTGCAACAGAGCGCTCGTCAAACACATTTCAAGTCAACGATATGGAAATTACCTTGAAGAAGCCGACCACTGAAACTGTAACGTTTAGTTCAGCTCCTGACACCGAAAAAATAGTTGATGAGGTCGTCAAATTTGTAGATGACTACAATAAAATGATTGAAGAATTAAATGCAAAAATACGTGAATCGAAATACCGCGATTTCCAGCCGCTTTCCACTGAAGAGAAAGCCGGTATGAAAGAGAAAGAAATCGAGATGTGGGAAGAAAAGGCAAAAAGCGGTACCCTACGCAATGATCCCGAAATTACTTCTATGCTTACGAAACTGCGTACGATTATGAGTAGTTCAGTAAAAGGGACGGATGGTAAGAGCATTTCGCTGAAGGATCTCGGAATTACGACTTCAACTTCTTACACTGAAAACGGCAAACTGATAATCGACGAAACGAAACTACGGGCAGCAATCGCCGATGATCCGAATAAGGCCTATGAATTGTTCGCAAAACCCTCAGTCGAATCCAATGACCCTACCCTAGCTGATAAAGGCGGTATTGCACGGCAATTCCGTGCGGTTATCGATAGTAGCCAGGCTGTCATAGCGAAACGAGCCGGTAAAGTTGGAGACGTCAACGACACATTCACTTTGGGTCGTAATATGAAAGACATGAATAAGCAAATCGAACGCTTTGAGGATCGTCTGAAGCAGGTTGAAAGTCGACTTTGGAAACAATTCAATGCAATGGAAAGTGCAATCCAACGTTTAAATTCCCAGTCTGCCAGTATCATGAGTTCATTCGGCGGCGCGTAA
- the flaG gene encoding flagellar protein FlaG: MVSRMDGGTAVNQAGGVAEKTAPAMEIAVVQVQAIQEKVQQKADTEQQLPADKAMQVTDSMNTFLESANTQLRFKFHDKLNEYYVTIVDSKTDEVIREIPSKKLMDIHAAMREFVGLLVDRKI; encoded by the coding sequence ATGGTAAGTCGTATGGATGGTGGAACCGCGGTAAATCAAGCGGGGGGAGTAGCAGAAAAAACGGCACCGGCTATGGAAATAGCGGTGGTGCAAGTACAAGCAATTCAGGAGAAAGTGCAGCAGAAAGCCGACACTGAACAACAGTTGCCAGCTGACAAAGCAATGCAAGTGACTGACAGCATGAACACGTTTTTGGAAAGTGCGAATACGCAATTGCGTTTCAAGTTTCATGATAAGCTGAATGAATACTATGTAACGATTGTTGACTCGAAGACCGATGAAGTCATTCGGGAAATCCCCTCAAAGAAACTGATGGACATCCATGCGGCAATGCGCGAATTTGTCGGCTTGCTCGTAGACCGAAAAATATAA
- a CDS encoding methyl-accepting chemotaxis protein, whose protein sequence is MFKSIKTKIILTVMSIFIIGVTLLTVISIQQIRASTVENIAQSSGALVNEMGYSIENYLTQFEKGLIQLSTSQKVTEFALPNEVNATGNSLSLLENELDRFRKLHEDTTSVYFSLPTKEIILLPIADLGAGFDPTAREWYQNAVAHPDAIQWSSPFIDSATGEFVIAASKAVQSDGKLIGVIGLDIQLTALTAKVSSSDIGYDGYPVLFDAQGTAIVHPTLHGEDLMDLPFIEQMYKEGNKNGVIYYDYEGIEKANIYSTVPKLGWKVGAIYDEKNIHAMADKLRASIVTVEVAMLFTVLIVLYFLIGKTMKPIGTVRSLLDSVSKGDLTVYSTIKTKDEIGELGANFNTMIDNMNAIITVVNGSVSNVQASSDSLSAVADETSASGEEVAHAVSEIAQLASKSAEDAEVVTEKAFLLGQQINEITTKARIMSDIATKAGEMNTSGQGQMQELTLSFNDWETNLQSMSEVIGTLENKVKAIGGVMETITEITAQTNLLALNASIEAARAGEHGKGFAVVADEVRKLAEQSARSTEEVKVTVQELQTESRLVSEQMNETRENFQRQGTVVTDTEITFGEISTLMSDMQDSIDAVYEEIQKVATHKDDVAETIQTMAATSQETAAACEEVSASTDEQLRAIQSVTDVAGTLANLSEELSQAVNRFKI, encoded by the coding sequence ATGTTTAAATCGATTAAGACAAAAATTATATTGACAGTTATGTCCATATTCATTATCGGAGTGACGCTTCTCACCGTGATCAGCATTCAGCAAATCAGGGCTAGTACTGTGGAAAATATTGCTCAGTCAAGTGGTGCACTCGTTAATGAGATGGGCTATTCGATTGAAAACTATCTGACACAATTCGAAAAGGGTCTGATTCAATTATCCACTTCGCAAAAAGTGACGGAATTCGCTCTTCCTAATGAAGTGAATGCAACAGGTAACTCACTTTCTTTACTAGAAAACGAACTTGATCGTTTTCGCAAACTTCATGAAGATACAACGTCAGTCTATTTTTCTCTGCCAACTAAAGAAATAATTCTTCTGCCTATTGCAGACCTAGGTGCCGGTTTTGATCCGACGGCGCGTGAATGGTACCAAAATGCCGTTGCGCATCCAGACGCAATTCAATGGTCTAGCCCGTTCATCGATTCCGCTACGGGTGAATTCGTCATCGCCGCTTCCAAAGCCGTGCAATCAGATGGCAAACTAATCGGTGTGATTGGACTCGATATTCAACTTACCGCATTAACAGCCAAAGTTTCCTCAAGTGACATTGGTTATGACGGCTACCCCGTCCTATTCGATGCACAAGGTACAGCGATTGTACACCCCACATTGCATGGGGAAGATTTGATGGACTTGCCATTCATTGAGCAAATGTATAAAGAAGGCAATAAGAATGGCGTTATTTATTATGATTATGAAGGTATCGAAAAAGCGAATATCTATTCAACAGTCCCAAAGCTCGGCTGGAAAGTCGGTGCAATCTACGACGAAAAAAACATCCATGCTATGGCTGATAAATTAAGGGCATCGATCGTTACTGTCGAAGTTGCTATGCTTTTCACAGTTCTAATCGTCCTTTACTTTTTAATCGGCAAAACAATGAAACCAATTGGAACAGTAAGATCTTTATTGGATTCCGTATCGAAAGGCGATTTGACAGTCTATTCGACTATCAAAACAAAAGATGAAATCGGCGAACTTGGCGCTAATTTCAATACGATGATTGACAATATGAACGCTATTATCACTGTCGTCAATGGTTCTGTATCCAATGTACAGGCGAGCTCCGATAGCTTGAGCGCGGTTGCAGATGAAACAAGTGCATCGGGTGAAGAAGTTGCTCATGCAGTAAGCGAAATTGCACAACTCGCTTCAAAATCTGCTGAAGATGCTGAAGTCGTTACGGAAAAAGCCTTTTTGCTCGGCCAGCAAATTAACGAAATCACAACAAAAGCCCGCATCATGTCTGACATCGCTACAAAAGCTGGTGAAATGAACACAAGCGGTCAAGGTCAAATGCAAGAACTGACCCTATCCTTCAACGACTGGGAAACCAATTTACAGTCCATGTCCGAAGTGATTGGTACGCTTGAGAACAAAGTGAAGGCAATCGGTGGAGTGATGGAAACAATCACGGAAATCACAGCTCAAACAAATCTGCTTGCGCTCAATGCAAGCATCGAAGCAGCACGCGCAGGCGAACATGGCAAAGGATTCGCGGTCGTTGCTGATGAAGTCCGTAAACTCGCCGAACAATCCGCTCGTTCAACAGAAGAAGTAAAAGTGACAGTCCAGGAACTTCAAACAGAATCTAGACTTGTCTCTGAACAAATGAACGAAACACGTGAAAACTTCCAGCGTCAAGGAACAGTCGTCACTGACACGGAGATCACTTTCGGAGAAATTTCGACATTGATGTCCGATATGCAGGACTCGATCGACGCAGTCTACGAAGAAATCCAGAAAGTTGCAACTCACAAAGATGATGTCGCAGAAACGATTCAAACGATGGCCGCCACTTCACAAGAAACAGCCGCAGCTTGCGAAGAAGTAAGTGCGTCAACGGACGAACAGCTTCGGGCAATCCAGTCTGTCACAGATGTTGCAGGAACATTGGCTAATTTGAGCGAGGAATTAAGTCAGGCGGTTAATCGATTTAAGATTTAA
- a CDS encoding methyl-accepting chemotaxis protein gives MFRSIKTKIIITVMILFLLGISVMTVISSTQVKNTTEKSVIDSSGSLITEMSFAIENFLGQYEKGLGLLSTSYELTGFSPLSQEDEIDNSIALIEKKLKDFHTFYENLESVYFALPSKQMIMMPNSDLGDEFDPSTREWYINAVANPDTIQWSSPYLSKASGEMVIAATKAVYSNGEFVGIIGLDIQLTALTNKITASNVGYDGYPIVLDMVGTAIAHPTLQGENLMDLPFVTEMYQDSNAQGEVHYEYEGIKNVNIYSTIPRFGWKIAAVYEENKINAAANDLRISMVVVALVTLLVIFTALYFVISRIIKPIGVLKSLMNSVSQGDLTVHSDIKTKDEIGALSDNFNAMIDNMNAIITVVNGSASNVRASSESLSAVAEETNASGEEVAHAVTEIAHGASQSAEDAEIVTEKAELLGQQINEITTKARIMSDIATKAGEMNTSGQGQMQELTLSFNDWETNLQSMSEVIGTLEGKVNAIGGVMETITQISSQTNLLALNASIEAARAGEHGKGFAVVADEVRKLAEQSARSTEEVKVTVQELQTESRLVSQQMNETRENFQRQGTVVTDTEITFGEISTLMSDMQDSIDAVYEEIQKVATHKDDVAETIQTMAATSQETAAACEEVSASTDEQLRAIQSVTDAAETLTELSEELNLAVNRFKV, from the coding sequence ATGTTCAGATCCATCAAAACAAAAATAATTATAACGGTTATGATCCTCTTTCTCTTAGGTATTTCCGTTATGACAGTAATTAGCAGTACACAAGTAAAAAATACGACTGAAAAAAGTGTCATTGATTCAAGTGGCTCGCTTATTACTGAAATGAGCTTTGCCATTGAGAATTTCCTTGGTCAATATGAGAAAGGTCTTGGTTTACTTTCAACATCTTATGAATTAACAGGATTCTCTCCCCTTAGCCAAGAAGACGAAATAGATAACTCAATCGCCTTAATAGAGAAGAAGTTGAAAGACTTCCATACATTCTATGAAAACTTAGAATCTGTTTATTTCGCCCTCCCATCCAAACAAATGATCATGATGCCCAACTCTGATTTAGGTGATGAATTTGATCCTTCGACCCGTGAATGGTATATAAATGCCGTTGCGAATCCGGATACTATCCAGTGGTCCAGCCCATACCTTAGCAAAGCTTCAGGAGAAATGGTCATCGCCGCCACTAAGGCCGTGTACTCAAATGGTGAGTTTGTCGGCATCATTGGACTTGATATACAACTTACTGCATTAACGAATAAAATCACGGCGAGTAATGTCGGCTATGACGGCTATCCAATTGTACTTGATATGGTAGGCACAGCTATTGCCCACCCGACATTGCAAGGAGAAAACTTGATGGATTTGCCTTTCGTCACAGAAATGTACCAAGATAGCAACGCTCAAGGCGAAGTTCATTATGAATATGAAGGCATTAAAAACGTCAATATATATTCCACAATCCCAAGGTTCGGCTGGAAAATTGCTGCTGTCTATGAAGAAAATAAGATCAATGCGGCGGCGAATGACTTACGAATCTCGATGGTAGTCGTCGCGCTTGTCACCCTGCTTGTCATATTTACGGCATTGTATTTCGTTATCAGCCGCATTATCAAACCGATTGGTGTATTGAAGTCACTCATGAATTCTGTTTCCCAAGGTGACTTAACGGTGCACTCAGACATCAAAACAAAAGATGAAATCGGTGCACTTAGCGATAACTTCAACGCAATGATTGACAATATGAACGCTATCATCACTGTTGTTAACGGCTCCGCATCCAATGTCCGTGCCAGCTCCGAAAGTTTAAGCGCAGTTGCCGAAGAGACGAACGCATCAGGCGAAGAAGTTGCTCACGCTGTCACTGAAATTGCGCACGGCGCTTCACAATCAGCTGAAGATGCAGAAATTGTCACCGAAAAAGCCGAACTACTCGGTCAGCAAATTAACGAGATCACAACGAAAGCCCGCATCATGTCCGACATCGCTACAAAAGCCGGTGAAATGAATACGAGCGGCCAAGGCCAAATGCAGGAACTTACCTTATCCTTCAACGACTGGGAAACCAATTTACAGTCCATGTCCGAAGTGATCGGTACACTTGAAGGGAAAGTAAATGCAATTGGCGGAGTAATGGAAACAATTACCCAAATTTCTTCACAAACAAATCTACTTGCATTAAACGCAAGCATCGAAGCAGCACGCGCAGGCGAACATGGCAAAGGATTTGCAGTCGTTGCGGATGAAGTAAGGAAACTAGCCGAACAATCTGCTCGTTCGACAGAAGAAGTAAAAGTAACCGTCCAGGAACTACAAACAGAATCCAGACTTGTTTCACAACAAATGAACGAAACACGCGAAAACTTCCAGCGTCAAGGAACAGTCGTCACTGACACGGAGATCACTTTCGGAGAAATTTCGACATTGATGTCCGATATGCAAGATTCGATCGACGCAGTCTATGAAGAAATACAGAAGGTGGCAACTCATAAAGATGATGTCGCCGAAACAATCCAGACAATGGCTGCGACTTCACAAGAAACAGCCGCAGCTTGTGAAGAAGTAAGTGCCTCAACAGACGAACAACTTCGAGCAATCCAGTCTGTCACGGATGCAGCAGAAACATTGACGGAGTTAAGTGAGGAATTGAACCTGGCAGTTAATCGGTTCAAAGTATAA